The following proteins are encoded in a genomic region of Diadema setosum chromosome 10, eeDiaSeto1, whole genome shotgun sequence:
- the LOC140234213 gene encoding E3 ubiquitin-protein ligase TRIM45-like, translating into MSMNHQFSSQKPECSICLTNSNQLKSLTCSHTFCKDCLKCILQTQTNQSAVSCPVCTKGTSVTNGDVDKLQTIVTPSSVVEEVKTKIPTCSVCDAEVNPPAVSYCQDCGENMCKSCEKDHSSWKRFSKHSVVAVSEVVSGKVQYKRRRKCKKHPNEDDECFCRACREFVCFRCGMLEHSQEGHTVVEASKHEETLMENIKDIEKRAESKKVAGKKHIEFIETQRKEIASVMTKVNEDIDNTYNEYINFLSERREALKCKLKELSEKLQKELLDMIEESRRAISQMSAAEKLVANGTKVSLEKDALIAHGTLCKRLERILGRNNPDEQAPRGVVERARKITFRKYEGAHELSLGEVEGYRDTLNLKADVELPRDCCIKCVTRVPSGEMAVGLWGGGIQLYSPDGELQQTVLNDSNILDIRFLSDCRSVAYDADNKVSLYTPQWEKLDVEFKTMSNAEGWIGCLTVDGCDNIYVGYVDHGTIEVFSPQGGAAVRKIMCDGYTPWQLFSFQSTENLILKDKRHVIRLDGEGKKANVLEKNTAFAFPAVCRDDLVIVASVKDDDGLVSIDQYTSDFEHVKNLISDFKICQPKRNWYYLQEFESGEIALCTSERLYIFHAV; encoded by the coding sequence ATGTCAATGAATCATCAATTCAGCAGCCAGAAACCGGAGTGTTCTATCTGTCTAACAAATTCCAACCAACTAAAATCACTGACATGCTCTCACACCTTCTGCAAAGACTGCCTGAAATGCATCCTTCAAACCCAGACCAACCAAAGTGCTGTGTCATGTCCTGTGTGCACGAAAGGAACTTCTGTAACCAATGGAGATGTGGATAAGTTACAGACAATAGTCACGCCGAGTTCTGTGGTGGAAGAAGTGAAAACTAAAATTCCAACATGTTCAGTTTGTGACGCGGAGGTAAACCCGCCAGCCGTGTCCTATTGTCAGGACTGCGGGGAAAATATGTGCAAATCCTGCGAGAAAGACCATTCCAGCTGGAAAAGGTTTTCCAAGCACTCAGTTGTGGCCGTGAGTGAGGTGGTTTCTGGGAAAGTTCAATATAAGAGGCGACGAAAGTGTAAAAAACACCCCAACGAGGACGACGAATGTTTCTGTCGCGCATGTCGGGAATTCGTCTGTTTCAGATGCGGAATGTTGGAGCACTCACAAGAGGGACATACGGTGGTAGAAGCCTCCAAACATGAGGAAACATTGATGGAAAATATCAAGGACATAGAGAAAAGAGCAGAGTCAAAGAAAGTAGCCGGGAAAAAGCACATTGAGTTCATAGAAACACAACGGAAGGAAATAGCGTCTGTAATGACAAAGGTCAACGAAGATATCGACAATACATACAACGAATACATCAATTTCTTGTCAGAAAGAAGAGAGGCGCTGAAATGTAAATTGAAAGAACTGTCCGAAAAACTTCAGAAAGAGCTGCTTGACATGATAGAAGAGAGTCGCCGAGCAATCAGCCAGATGAGCGCTGCGGAAAAACTGGTAGCCAATGGTACGAAAGTATCGCTAGAGAAAGACGCCTTGATTGCCCATGGCACTCTGTGCAAGAGGCTTGAGCGTATCCTGGGACGAAACAACCCTGACGAACAGGCACCGAGAGGTGTCGTGGAACGAGCCCGAAAAATCACATTTcgaaaatatgaaggagcaCACGAACTCAGTCTTGGTGAGGTAGAAGGATATAGGGATACTTTGAATCTCAAAGCAGATGTAGAACTCCCTCGCGATTGTTGCATAAAATGCGTCACTCGCGTACCAAGCGGTGAGATGGCGGTGGGACTGTGGGGAGGCGGAATCCAACTCTACTCCCCTGATGGCGAGTTACAGCAGACGGTGCTGAACGATTCTAATATCCTTGACATTCGATTTTTGTCCGATTGTCGAAGTGTTGCGTATGATGCAGACAACAAAGTGTCACTGTACACCCCACAGTGGGAGAAGCTCGATGTTGAATTCAAGACGATGAGTAACGCTGAAGGATGGATTGGTTGTCTGACGGTTGATGGATGTGATAATATCTACGTAGGTTACGTGGACCACGGGACTATTGAGGTATTCTCCCCACAGGGTGGTGCGGCAGTCAGAAAAATAATGTGTGATGGATATACACCTTGGCAATTGTTCTCTTTTCAATCCACAGAAAACCTGATACTTAAAGATAAGAGGCATGTTATCAGGCTTGACGGTGAGGGAAAGAAGGCGAATGTCTTGGAGAAGAATACCGCCTTTGCCTTCCCAGCTGTTTGTCGAGATGATTTGGTCATCGTAGCTTCGGTAAAGGATGACGACGGCCTTGTCAGTATTGATCAATACACGAGTGACTTTGAGCACGTCAAGAATCTCATCAGCgatttcaaaatatgtcaaccGAAAAGAAATTGGTACTACCTACAAGAGTTTGAGAGTGGAGAGATAGCTCTCTGCACTTCAGAGAGACTCTACATATTTCATGCCGTATAA
- the LOC140233903 gene encoding uncharacterized protein, protein MENNNYLDGLSLDSPLSVDKIGDLSPLLEELSPHSKSVVSKPSRRGRKRNAEKMSQAKVENSSSSSGEDSAGLAGLSPPAKPKRGRGRPAGSTNRSNKTAAAAAPIPSSNGNHNMSSGNAGVLDPNDPGNAARERSRVKTLRDAFLELQRSLPSVPPDTKLSKLDVLVLATTYISHLMRTLDGDQPASGSGGDEVGGCAVSATVDKHHRLKANGYLHPVKKRL, encoded by the exons ATGGAAAATAACAACTACCTCGATGGTCTTAGCTTGGACTCTCCTCTGAGCGTCGACAAGATTGGGGATCTGTCCCCACTATTGGAGGAGCTATCGCCACACAGTAAATCAGTGGTAAGCAAGCCATCCAGACGAGGGCGAAAGCGAAACGCCGAAAAGATGTCACAAGCTAAAGTGGAGAATAGCTCGAGCTCTTCGGGCGAGGACAGTGCCGGACTGGCTGGTTTGAGTCCACCGGCTAAGCCCAAGCGGGGCCGCGGGCGACCAGCGGGAAGCACGAACCGCTCAAACAAGACTGCTGCAGCAGCAGCCCCTATACCATCATCCAACGGGAACCACAATATGAGCAGCGGCAACGCCGGCGTATTAGACCCGAACGATCCCGGCAACGCGGCCCGCGAACGATCTCGCGTGAAAACGCTCCGAGACGCATTCCTCGAGCTCCAGCGATCGCTGCCATCCGTGCCTCCGGACACCAAACTCTCCAAGCTCGACGTCCTTGTCCTAGCCACGACGTACATCTCGCACCTAATGCGGACTCTCGACGGCGATCAGCCCGCCTCAGGTTCTGGCGGAGACGAGGTTGGAGGATGCGCTGTGTCCGCCACCGTAGACAAACATCATCGGCTAAAAGCAAATGGCTACTTACACCCTGTCAAG AAGCGGCTTTGA